A genomic region of Miscanthus floridulus cultivar M001 chromosome 3, ASM1932011v1, whole genome shotgun sequence contains the following coding sequences:
- the LOC136547183 gene encoding protein FLOWERINGUS T 1-like — protein MSTTSRDSLVLGRVVGDVVDSFSPTVALRVSYNGRRLINGSDLRPSAVAARPRVEIGGTGFRQSYTLVMVDPDAPNPSNPTLREYLHWLVTDIPGTTEIEYGREVICYESPRPPVGIHRVVFVLFQQMARGSVDQPPLLRHNFCTRNFAVDHGLGAPVAAAFFTCQPEGGTGGRRQDFRQPRTPPGSGVLN, from the exons ATGTCGACGACGTCAAGGGACAGCCTGGTGCTAGGGCGGGTGGTCGGCGACGTGGTGGACTCGTTCTCGCCGACGGTGGCGCTCCGGGTCTCCTACAATGGCCGGCGCCTCATCAACGGCTCCGACCTCCGGCCGTCGGCGGTGGCAGCAAGGCCTCGCGTCGAGATCGGGGGCACCGGTTTCAGGCAGTCCTACACGCTT GTTATGGTGGATCCTGACGCTCCCAACCCGAGCAATCCGACGTTGAGGGAGTATTTGCATTG GTTGGTGACAGATATTCCTGGGACAACTGAAATTGAATATG GTCGCGAGGTGATTTGCTACGAGAGCCCCCGGCCGCCGGTGGGGATCCACCGCGTGGTGTTCGTGCTCTTCCAGCAGATGGCGCGCGGCTCCGTCGACCAGCCGCCGCTTCTCCGCCACAACTTCTGCACCCGCAACTTCGCCGTCGACCACGGCCTAGGCGCCCCCGTCGCCGCCGCCTTCTTTACCTGCCAGCCCGAGGGTGGCACCGGCGGCCGCCGCCAAGACTTCCGGCAGCCAAGGACACCGCCGGGCTCCGGCGTCCTAAACTAG
- the LOC136547184 gene encoding glycerophosphodiester phosphodiesterase GDPD6-like: protein MASLRMVLVSVLVAMAVSAGGVAARPLVGDGGAWEDRAPLQTSRPFNIAHRGSNGELPEETAAAYVRAIDEGADFIEADIEATKDGHLVCFHDTTLDDTTDVSDHPEFAGRRRTLEVQWANVTGYFITDFTLAELKKLRAKQRWDFRDNSHNGVSPIITFDEFIDIALNAKRVVGIYPEMKNPVFMNKHVRWADGKKFEDKFVATLKKYGYGGKYMSPAWRAKPVFLQSFAPTSLVHAAGLTDSPLVFLIDDVTVRTEDTNQPYDEITSGEYLDYMKKYVVGIGPWKDTVVPPTKGNLLATPSDLVAIAHARGLQVHPYTYRNENEFLHFNFRQDPYAEYDYWINDVGVDGLFTDFPASLRRFQEWTTKKKD, encoded by the exons ATGGCGTCCCTCCGTATGGTGTTGGTGTCAGTGTTGGTGGCAATGGCGGTGAGCGCGGGCGGCGTCGCGGCCCGGCCTCTGGTCGGGGATGGCGGCGCGTGGGAGGACAGGGCGCCGCTGCAGACGTCGCGCCCCTTCAACATCGCGCACCGGGGCTCCAACGGGGAGCTCCCCGAGGAGACGGCGGCGGCGTACGTGCGCGCCATCGACGAGGGCGCCGACTTCATCGAGGCGGACATCGAGGCCACCAAGGACGGACACCTCGTCTGCTTCCACGACACCACTCTTGACGACACCACCGATGTGTCCGACCACCCGGAGTTCGCCGGCCGCCGGCGCACCCTCGAGGTGCAGTGGGCCAACGTCACCGGATACTTCATCA CTGATTTCACCCTGGCGGAGCTCAAGAAGCTGAGGGCGAAGCAGCGATGGGACTTCCGTGACAACTCCCACAACG GCGTCTCGCCGATCATCACGTTCGACGAGTTCATCGACATCGCGCTGAACGCCAAGAGGGTGGTCGGGATCTACCCAGAGATGAAGAACCCCGTGTTCATGAACAAGCACGTGCGGTGGGCGGACGGGAAGAAGTTCGAGGACAAATTCGTCGCGACGCTCAAGAAGTACGGGTACGGCGGCAAGTACATGTCGCCGGCGTGGCGCGCCAAGCCGGTCTTCCTCCAGTCCTTCGCGCCGACGTCGCTGGTCCACGCGGCCGGCCTCACGGACTCGCCACTCGTCTTCCTCATCGACGACGTGACCGTGCGCACCGAGGACACCAACCAGCCGTACGACGAGATCACCTCCGGCGAGTACCTGGACTACATGAAGAAGTACGTGGTGGGCATCGGGCCGTGGAAGGACACGGTGGTGCCGCCGACCAAGGGCAACCTGCTGGCCACGCCGTCGGACCTCGTCGCCATAGCGCACGCACGGGGGCTGCAGGTGCACCCCTACACGTACCGCAACGAGAACGAGTTCCTGCACTTCAACTTCCGGCAGGACCCCTACGCCGAGTACGACTACTGGATCAACGACGTCGGCGTCGATGGCCTCTTCACCGACTTCCCGGCGAGCCTCCGCCGGTTCCAGGAGtggaccaccaagaagaaagactga
- the LOC136547185 gene encoding LRR receptor-like serine/threonine-protein kinase RPK2 — MRRRPPPPPPPPRPTTPMAARTLLLLVPLLLLLGDATSASVSGEREALLKFKAAVTADPGGVLRDWSPASADHCRWPGVSCGAAGEVVALNVTSSPGRALAGALSPAVAALRELRVLALPSHALSGPLPPAIWTLRRLLVLDLSGNRLQGGIPAVLACVALQTLDLAYNQLNGSVPAALGALPVLRRLSLASNRFGGAIPDGLGGAGCRNLQFLDVSGNMLVGGIPRSLGNCTELQALLLSSNNLDDIIPPEIGHLKNLRALDVSRNSLSGPVPAELGGCIQLSVLVLSNPYASPGGSDSSDYGEPDDFNYFQGGIPDAIATLPKLRMLWAPRATLEGELPGNWSSCQSLEMMNLGENLFSGGIPKGLVECENMKFLNLSMNKFTGSVDPSLPVPCMDVFDVTGNQLSGSIPVFISKKNCLSSQPPLDDLVSEYSSFFTYQALAGFMSSSSPLGVHLTSYHSFSRNNFTGAVTSLPLATEKLGMQGSYAFLADGNHLGGQLQPSLFNKCNSSRGFVVEVSNNLISGAIPADIGSLCSSLVVLGIAGNQLSGMIPSSIGELSYLISLDLSRNRLGGVIPTSVKNLPHLQRLSLAQNLLNGTIPADINQLHALKVLDLSSNLLTGVIPGALADLRNLTALLLNNNNLTGKIPSGFANSASLTTFNVSFNNLSGPVPTNGNTVRCDSVIGNPLLQSCHVYTLAVPSAAQQGRGLNSNDNNDTAPSDSQNEGANNSFNAIEIASITSATAIVSVLLALIVLFIYTRKCAPRMSARSSGRREVTLFQDIGVPITYETVVRATGSFNASNCIGSGGFGATYKAEIAPGVLVAIKRLSVGRFQGAQQFDAEIKTLGRLRHPNLVTLVGYHLGESEMFLVYNYLSGGNLERFIQERSKRPVDWKMLHKIALDVAKALAYLHDTCVPRILHRDVKPSNILLDTNNTAYLSDFGLARLLGNSETHATTGVAGTFGYVAPEYAMTCRVSDKADVYSYGVVLMELISNKKALDPSFSPYGNGFNIVAWACMLLRQGRAREFFIDGLWDVGPHDDLVETLHLAVMCTVDSLSIRPTMKQVVQRLKQLQPPIREHR; from the coding sequence ATGCGACGgcggcccccgccgccgccgccgccgccacgaccgACTACGCCCATGGCCGCTCGAACCCTGCTGCTGCTCGTGCCGCTCTTGCTGCTGCTCGGTGACGCCACCTCGGCTTCCGTCAGCGGCGAGCGCGAGGCGTTGTTGAAGTTCAAGGCGGCCGTGACGGCCGACCCGGGCGGGGTTCTGCGCGACTGGTCCCCGGCGTCCGCGGACCACTGCCGCTGGCCGGGCGTGTCGTGCGGCGCGGCCGGGGAGGTGGTCGCGCTCAACGTCACCTCCTCGCCCGGGCGCGCGCTCGCGGGCGCGCTGTCCCCGGCCGTCGCGGCGCTGCGGGAGCTCCGCGTGCTCGCGCTCCCGTCCCACGCGCTCTCGGGCCCGCTCCCGCCCGCGATCTGGACGCTGCGCCGCCTCCTCGTGCTCGACCTCTCCGGCAACCGCCTCCAGGGCGGGATCCCCGCGGTGCTCGCCTGCGTCGCCCTCCAGACGTTGGACCTTGCCTACAACCAGCTCAACGGCTCCGTGCCCGCCGCCCTCGGCGCGCTCCCTGTGCTGCGGCGCCTGTCACTTGCCTCCAACCGCTTCGGTGGCGCCATCCCTGACGGGCTCGGTGGCGCCGGTTGCCGCAATCTGCAGTTCCTCGACGTCTCTGGGAACATGCTCGTCGGTGGCATCCCCCGGAGCCTGGGGAACTGTACCGAGCTGCAGGCGCTGTTACTGTCCTCCAACAATCTGGATGACATCATCCCGCCGGAGATTGGTCACCTCAAGAATCTGCGTGCTTTGGATGTGTCCAGGAACAGTTTGAGTGGGCCTGTGCCAGCGGAGCTTGGTGGTTGCATTCAGCTGTCAGTGCTTGTGTTGTCCAATCCTTATGCGTCGCCTGGTGGTTCTGATTCTTCTGACTATGGTGAGCCTGATGACTTCAACTACTTCCAAGGAGGGATTCCGGATGCTATCGCTACGCTGCCGAAGCTGAGGATGTTGTGGGCGCCAAGGGCCACATTGGAGGGAGAGCTGCCGGGTAATTGGAGTTCATGCCAGAGCTTGGAAATGATGAATTTGGGGGAGAATCTGTTCTCCGGCGGGATTCCCAAGGGGCTGGTGGAATGTGAGAACATGAAGTTCCTGAATTTGAGCATGAACAAGTTTACAGGTTCAGTTGATCCTTCACTGCCAGTGCCTTGCATGGACGTGTTTGATGTCACTGGAAACCAGCTGTCTGGCTCGATTCCAGTATTTATCTCAAAAAAGAATTGTCTTTCATCCCAGCCTCCATTGGATGACTTGGTGTCAGAGTATTCTTCTTTCTTCACATATCAAGCGCTTGCTGGCTTTATGTCATCGTCATCACCATTGGGTGTGCATTTGACAAGCTACCATAGTTTTTCCAGGAACAATTTTACTGGTGCAGTTACATCCTTACCTCTTGCTACTGAAAAGTTGGGGATGCAGGGGTCCTATGCATTCTTGGCTGATGGGAATCATCTTGGTGGTCAGCTTCAGCCTAGTCTATTTAACAAGTGCAACAGCTCAAGGGGCTTCGTCGTGGAAGTCAGTAACAACTTGATAAGTGGAGCTATTCCTGCAGACATTGGCTCGCTGTGCAGTTCTCTCGTTGTTCTTGGTATTGCTGGTAATCAGCTTTCAGGTATGATACCATCAAGTATTGGGGAGTTAAGTTACCTTATCAGCTTGGATTTGAGTAGGAATCGCCTCGGTGGTGTAATTCCTACTTCTGTGAAGAACTTGCCGCATTTACAGCGCCTCTCTTTGGCTCAGAACCTTCTGAATGGCACCATTCCAGCCGATATTAATCAGTTGCACGCTCTCAAGGTTTTGGACCTGTCATCCAACCTCCTCACAGGGGTGATCCCTGGTGCCCTTGCTGACTTGAGAAATCTCACTGCTCTACTCCTTAATAACAATAACCTTACTGGGAAGATTCCTTCAGGATTTGCTAACTCAGCATCTCTTACCACGTTTAATGTGTCATTCAACAATTTGTCTGGTCCAGTGCCAACAAATGGTAATACAGTTAGATGTGACAGCGTTATTGGGAATCCTTTACTGCAATCTTGTCATGTGTACACTTTGGCTGTGCCATCAGCTGCTCAGCAGGGTCGAGGCTTGAATTCGAATGACAACAATGATACAGCACCTTCAGACTCACAAAATGAAGGAGCGAACAATTCATTTAATGCAATTGAGATTGCTTCAATAACTTCTGCAACAGCCATCGTTTCTGTCCTCCTTGCACTGATCGTGCTCTTCATATACACAAGGAAGTGTGCTCCCCGGATGTCAGCTCGGTCTTCTGGAAGGAGAGAAGTTACACTCTTCCAAGATATTGGTGTCCCAATCACTTATGAGACTGTTGTTCGAGCCACTGGAAGTTTCAATGCAAGCAATTGCATTGGAAGTGGAGGCTTTGGAGCCACTTACAAGGCTGAAATTGCACCTGGAGTGTTGGTAGCTATTAAGAGGCTCTCTGTCGGGAGATTTCAGGGAGCCCAACAGTTTGATGCTGAGATAAAAACCCTAGGGAGATTAAGACATCCAAATCTTGTTACCTTGGTAGGTTACCATCTTGGCGAGTCTGAAATGTTTCTCGTATATAACTACTTGTCTGGAGGAAACCTTGAGAGGTTTATACAGGAGAGATCAAAGAGACCGGTAGACTGGAAAATGCTGCACAAGATTGCATTGGATGTTGCCAAAGCACTTGCTTATCTGCATGATACCTGTGTTCCTCGTATCCTTCACCGGGACGTGAAGCCGAGCAATATTTTGTTGGACACTAACAATACTGCTTATCTCTCGGACTTTGGACTGGCAAGACTCTTGGGAAATTCAGAAACACATGCAACCACTGGTGTAGCTGGAACATTTGGATATGTTGCTCCAGAATATGCTATGACTTGTCGTGTTTCAGATAAAGCTGATGTGTATAGCTATGGTGTTGTCCTGATGGAGCTAATCTCAAACAAGAAGGCCTTGGACCCGTCATTTTCTCCTTATGGTAATGGGTTTAACATAGTTGCTTGGGCTTGCATGCTGCTTCGTCAAGGCCGTGCCAGGGAATTCTTTATTGATGGTCTGTGGGATGTTGGCCCACATGACGACTTGGTAGAAACATTGCATTTAGCAGTGATGTGCACTGTTGATTCACTCTCTATACGTCCAACTATGAAGCAGGTCGTTCAGCGATTAAAGCAGCTACAGCCTCCAATTCGTGAACATCGATAG
- the LOC136547186 gene encoding glycine-rich RNA-binding protein 10-like has product MAFVSRIGNALRRTSVSTSSPLLQPVRCMSSKLFVGGLSYATDETTMKNAFSAYGNVLEARIITDRESGRSKGFGFITYTSTEEASAAMTSMDGKELQGRSIRVDHANDRAGGIRGGGGFGSGGGSGGGGGYPTGGYGGGGGGGYSSGVGGGGYSSAGYAGNGGYGVGSGNGYGGNCNNASGGGHSGNDGYGNGAASGGYANNLSSGYSSSGRYNTTGSSDGNTGGYNSSPNPYGAGNYGVANYNTGSSSGGTSGEFGGDFSGGRFGGNNFAGNVTGGGYSGSSSTGEFYGGGASYEANKPQYNGQDDLMGDFFDKEVAEGK; this is encoded by the exons ATGGCTTTTGTCAGTAGAATCGGAAATGCGCTTAGGAGAACTTCAGTGTCCACTAGCTCTCCACTGCTTCAGCCAGTAAGATGCATGTCTTCAAAGCTTTTTGTTGGAG GACTTTCATATGCCACAGATGAAACGACTATGAAGAATGCCTTTTCTGCGTATGGGAATGTACTTGAAG CTCGGATCATAACTGATCGGGAATCAGGGAGGTCAAAGGGCTTTGGTTTTATAACTTATACATCCACTGAAGAAGCCTCAGCTGCAATGACTTCCATGGATGGCAAG GAGCTTCAAGGACGAAGTATAAGGGTGGACCATGCCAATGACCGCGCTGGTGGGATACGCGGAGGTGGTGGTTTCGGTTCTGGTGGTGGttctggtggtggcggtggatatCCTACTGGTGGgtatggcggtggcggtggtggtggatataGTTCTGGGGTTGGTGGTGGTGGATATAGTTCTGCGGGTTATGCTGGGAATGGTGGTTACGGTGTTGGATCTGGCAATGGCTATGGTGGCAACTGCAACAATGCTTCAGGTGGTGGACATTCCGGCAATGATGGTTACGGCAATGGAGCTGCCAGTGGTGGTTATGCTAACAACTTGAGCAGCGGATACAGCAGCAGTGGAAGGTATAATACCACTGGCAGTTCTGATGGAAACACTGGTGGGTACAATTCTTCTCCCAACCCATATGGTGCAGGCAACTACGGTGTAGCCAACTACAATACAGGAAGTTCCAGTGGTGGAACCTCAGGAGAATTTGGTGGCGACTTTAGTGGTGGACGTTTTGGTGGCAACAACTTCGCTGGAAATGTGACTGGTGGTGGCTAcagtggcagcagcagcacggGAGAGTTTTATGGCGGCGGGGCAAGCTATGAAGCTAACAAGCCGCAGTACAATGGCCAAGACGACCTGATGGGCGATTTCTTCGACAAGGAAGTGGCAGAGGGTAAATGA
- the LOC136547187 gene encoding uncharacterized protein gives MANGGGGSGLIWATAEDLARNRPVVLSLYRQILRALNSPELPLEHAARLTKKAECRAIFIFGAEERSLHNIRDLVEAARHTLGLLNRGRVP, from the coding sequence ATGGCgaacggcggcggtggcagcgggCTGATCTGGGCCACGGCGGAGGATCTGGCGCGGAACAGGCCGGTGGTGCTGTCGCTGTACCGGCAGATCCTGCGGGCGCTCAACTCGCCGGAGCTACCGCTGGAGCACGCGGCGCGGCTGACCAAGAAGGCGGAGTGCCGGGCCATCTTCATCTTCGGCGCCGAGGAGAGGTCGCTCCACAACATCCGTGACCTCGTCGAGGCTGCGCGACACACGCTTGGACTGCTCAACCGTGGCCGCGTCCCGTAG